The Toxoplasma gondii ME49 chromosome XII, whole genome shotgun sequence genome includes a region encoding these proteins:
- a CDS encoding WD domain, G-beta repeat-containing protein (encoded by transcript TGME49_219450), producing MAPLGPPVPFSEDGPAFSRSSSSSSLWSVGKGNRGETRSRPVAGKKSHQQSRVPPRQKGRWANTDALVGRAWEALVNTFAECHYVLRQNEKGLHPLSPPVLTSPSKVAATGRQGGSPSKSQVEPFRSNALTYQPVLALPSSDNLLRKLSSPGNSRENGFVISTALVGRQVCDSFACARSAKSAALPDGYLCNLGDGQGGGRGGIPAGAEDDNHEWRSTQLCRKPRTRRGVLSEAMMLDRLTNQQIAEIQYEFAARNGEVNVAEFIHILGRHLRDSEKTDEEYLTRGPRNIPTSFGGGSSLACLPGPTQISIGDGPSADTGMKPLASVPLTKILGSEGNRDCDSVSGVCVRVASPCRKRMSLNRSRGSISHETVQRELEEAGRLTELFDLIDVDDTQKVSWEAFTTFVVDRGRNGDALKRLHMQRMEKADFHDTRVHVCAIERLTPGYDPAIGLDVVFYYEEGSKTVELVDPFLQPIQNQPPLQRAFNITAVAYCPLVHHLVIAAADLSLTFYDLTGTLVGQNASDCGEATSNNRADIPRSGSTRPTASVGTAADSTTADSSLFWRVTRTFKTRTSQIVLFPSASRPWIFSADHEGSIYAWDLAKICGGSTGASSSSRVALSPDPLAYVGENPRSRAGVSEARPIDLSTLIPPAKVDGIRPLYLRRLARSSSLSPATQSTIRAGENASGGVSPYVDSAGRSDHASGRSTCRALSSSGGNSAFARRVRSGDFVLPWSSAASTQSPAASQSRLGRHSASCTRQWESNQGASLVGESSASDGVSLFDSFTNENRPSIVLGSRRQRKVSSREHTNSLATGEAPEDPPESRPRSPLRETFSKSRPSSEASGSDGTGEVASRTAAASPAHDPLVFDETQRGSHPSSVCATNRSRTAGLFESSNGGVKVFRQSPGYTISPQAPGGPRCQTGEISPSAKSASSPRRNVCRLFQGSRAAGSSSAASRVSSHGLQSSASGAAPFCGNRGTSPDTNFLSRRLGHSGGGVEGNTSIPQEPQFQFLRWRQYRAHDDIVTSFEELEVMDLLASCGMDAKIYLWDTDSGELKRTLDGHVRGVRALCFDVENRVLLSGGFDYKLLAWNPYVGKKLHTIRGHSAPVVSICMLGAQSRQFVSFDSEGIAKAWDLSTSACLQTLVAEDQSCVRAVIALPHHRTLLSAGRKLVALTYGLIQEATPSAGSGRGAKLDFHPTAPSRVRGQHSTWGRHPLGMTKRGKAHLTGGGPDTSGAPVLAKAVTHLVVRVLVTAAGRHLRVWDLCTGALVSSIEHVCEEADHCISDICMDEKGRKVFVADQQGCICAYSVCTGQLLQRFTSHRSEVSQLLYVGGEDRNLISVSWDRSIVIHNDAPVFLPNRVSREGHCAAEPTTSSTLPSSLLPPVVASPKICAGGSAGKDAGDDITRTNIFSSDMRNAGPCLALDGGHGQSFGPGASVRSSGRARPEASCRGAPGEQKDLDRGRTSPQKARFSFSESGSMPTLPRVGHNPVSAHQAQGEGGVWRIVMNAHLGDVTCCAFSRRLGLLATGSSDRAIFVWDYERLRRVTSLFGHKYDVTNLSFIDPLPLLCSADVGGTLCIWVLPPHPHAIRVLETIPSPVLGPQPALVRQTHFFDPYFPADTSADPMRDVDVLGGSVAGAGGRSREAWKESQGVTWQVTEQRFAGHRRFSMEEHSGKAVARGVGSGKAVGSVQEASTSPRGTPRQARDSSEAARISARESRVSSPLNHASSEGQRCSPQLSASTGLSEVPVQSTTLPSAASSATAGPPPSSTARGIPATLLLLRIVDMERVGSATPLTALAVSCRLISASSGATCRRCLRFTDSNAVTAVPENGQSTNSGGSAAPMSQNAVGIDHEGIIPKNSTLASIQDCEMRRTSSRTGHDDTADIPGVPHSTTFLTSSDGSEPPGSRPEENSTPADTKPSPFPAKGRQPCGNARDSVSLPQAEKSSPSHDLLRSNSEELEGVGEILIFVGDERGRVRVWDVSVILALLPGTEQVVPKTDWQPHRVYRGDLRESTMGLFKQVVQLRRAAQFPYHGSSNQATGTHATTSQARCRWNESPQSASSRMKVSTVGAGRGRSESRSGTLEVDVDDLPPAPAREENSGAGGFQEEVRSSKAGDTREVDQRERNGGELAHYRSLETVPNMRRNSVRAPGGVTGSPEEFSRVTGRLSVGPGGGSISVSSSVPRVPGGVDMSSYFQYNVGEASVDPFLLHDEMPALFPRAPLKLIGMWKAHSKCVKSLQVLQLGSNTPHRNERSGNGPKTQFGTSDEEAADENLQISPRKRGCGSSTFRVLLASAGEDGAARIWDVSGLSRSQGVQRKPLPTMFLDLAEERQNASAVVASPSKGCSGQAVLENGFHMKVSMADESHPKALDTASCLSLENARNVLALPPSGRAPCEPATARHAGAQQFHSSLWDFRQSEGAPSFGAPSSASSSCASGSSSFRFASNLPLSSAFADEPGGSVTSQDQPVVLVGDLQAQTSMSPGEQTACGGNLMVGHATAWNVDLGELDGPSFGTVAGNGTVAPAVGGARRLLETHLRVKELARQQRLEEQQASVQLESSLQLEVPHLLLPAGEESNDEGDTRRRRDGPGESRKTFDDTLLPEEYTIGPNGQVILGGGNWVQGADKGGGIWAAVYAKRRSLVERTASF from the exons ATGGCTCCTCTGGGGCCGCCTGTCCCTTTTTCTGAAGACGGCCCAGCTTTCTCACgcagctcttcctcgtcgtcacTTTGGAGTGTAGGAAAAGGGAACCGAGGCGAAACGCGTTCCAGACCAGTGGCTGGTAAGAAGTCTCATCAGCAAAGCCGCGTGCCTCCTCGTCAGAAAGGCCGATGGGCGAACACAGACGCCCTCGTCGGCCGCGCCTGGGAAGCACTGGTGAATACATTTGCCGAGTGTCATTATGTTCTGCGACAAAATGAAAAAGGTCTCCATCCGCTTTCCCCCCCTGTGTTGACTTCACCCTCAAAGGTCGCGGCAACAGGAAGGCAGGGAGGTTCTCCTTCCAAAAGCCAAGTCGAACCGTTTCGATCCAACGCGCTAACCTACCAACCTGTTCTTGCGCTCCCATCCAGCGACAACCTGCTCCGAAAACTTTCCAGTCCAGGGAATTCGCGAGAAAATGGATTCGTTATCTCGACAGCTCTTGTCGGTAGGCAGGTTTGTGACTCTTTCGCTTGCGCCAGATCTGCTAAATCAGCAGCACTGCCTGACGGATACCTCTGCAACCTTGGGGACGGCCAAGGCGGCGGTAGAGGCGGAATTCCTGCTGGTGCTGAGGACGACAACCACGAATGGAGGTCGACACAACTGTGCCGGAAACCCAGGACGCGCCGAGGTGTCCTGTCTGAAGCAATGATGTTAGACAGGCTAACGAATCAACAAATAGCGGAGATCCAATACGAATTTGCCGCTAGAAATGGAGAAGTGAACGTCGCGGAGTTCATTCACATTCTCGGGCGTCACCTCCGAGATtcggaaaaaacagacgaggAGTATCTGACTAGAGGACCTAGAAATATCCCAACCAGTTTTGGTGGGGGGTCTTCGTTGGCTTGTCTTCCAGGCCCCACACAGATTTCGATCGGCGACGGACCATCAGCGGATACTGGAATGAAGCCTCTGGCTTCAGTGCCCTTGACGAAAATTCTCGGCAGTGAAGGAAATCGAGACTGTGACTCTGTGTCCGGCGTCTGTGTGAGGGTCGCCTCACCttgcagaaaacgcatgtCACTGAACCGGAGTCGGGGCAGCATCTCTCACGAGACGGTGCAGCGAGAGCTGGAGGAAGCTGGACGGCTCACGGAGCTATTTGACCTCATCGATGTCGACGATACACAGAAAGTGTCCTGGGAGGCATTCACAACCTTCGTTGTGGATCGAGGGCGCAACGGAGATGCGCTAAAACGCCTCCACATGCAGCGAATGGAAAAGGCTGACTTCCATGATACGCGAGTCCACGTGTGCGCTATAGAGCGTCTCACCCCTGGGTACGACCCTGCCATCGGGCTCGATGTGGTTTTTTACTACGAGGAAGGATCGAAGACAGTTGAACTCGTGGATCCTTTTCTCCAGCCTATCCAGAACCAGCCGCCGCTGCAGCGAGCGTTCAACATCACCGCCGTGGCGTACTGCCCTCTCGTCCATCACCTCGTGATCGCCGCCGCGGACTTGTCTTTGACTTTTTACGACCTAACGGGAACCCTTGTGGGACAGAATGCGAGCGACTGCGGCGAAGCGACATCAAACAACCGGGCAGATATCCCTCGGTCAGGAAGTACAAGACCAACTGCCAGTGTAGGTACCGCGGCAGACAGCACAACAGcggactcttctctcttctggcgCGTAACTCGAACGTTCAAAACCCGAACCTCTCAAATTGTCTTGTTTCCTTCCGCCTCTCGTCCGTGGATATTCTCTGCAGACCACGAGGGATCCATCTACGCGTGGGACCTCGCGAAAATTTGCGGGGGTTCTACGGGAGCATCCTCGTCCTCGCGAGTCGCTCTATCCCCCGACCCGCTGGCATACGTCGGAGAAAATCCTCGAAGTCGCGCAGGTGTATCTGAAGCCCGTCCCATTGACTTGTCCACTCTGATCCCACCCGCAAAGGTCGATGGGATTCGTCCTCTTTATCTACGTCGCCTGgcaagaagcagcagcttGAGCCCGGCCACCCAGTCCACAATTCGagctggagaaaacgcaagtGGAGGGGTAAGTCCGTACGTTGACAGCGCCGGAAGGTCCGACCACGCGTCCGGTCGGAGCACCTGCAGAGCACTGTCTTCCTCTGGAGGGAACTCGGCTTTCGCACGACGCGTTAGAAGTGGGGACTTCGTTTTGCCTTGGTCGTCGGCAGCGTCGACTCAAAGTCCAGCAGCTTCGCAGTCAAGGCTCGGGAGACACAGCGCGTCGTGCACACGGCAGTGGGAGAGCAACCAGGGGGCGTCGTTGGTGGGAGAAAGCTCAGCATCCGACGGTGTTTCGCTCTTTGATTCTTTCACCAACGAGAACAGACCTTCGATCGTCCTGGGCAGTCGCCGGCAGCGCAAGGTTAGCAGTCGGGAACATACCAACTCGCTTGCCACTGGTGAGGCACCAGAGGATCCACCGGAAAGCAGACCTAGAAGTCCTCTTCGAGAGACTTTTTCGAAGTCCCGGCCGTCTTCAGAAGCTTCTGGAAGCGACGGCACCGGCGAGGTGGCCTCACGGACTGCGGCCGCTTCCCCGGCTCACGATCCGCTCGTCTTCGACGAAACACAAAGGGGATCGCATCCCTCTAGTGTTTGTGCAACAAACCGCAGTCGGACGGCGGGACTCTTTGAATCGTCGAATGGCGGAGTTAAAGTTTTTCGCCAGTCTCCGGGGTACACGATTAGTCCTCAAGCCCCTGGAGGGCCACGTTGTCAGACAGGGGAAATTTCCCCGAGTGCAAAATCTGCATCGTCGCCTCGACGGAAtgtctgtcgccttttccAGGGGTCTCGAGCTGCAGGGAGTTCTAGCGCAGCgtcccgcgtctcctctcacGGCTTGCAGTCCTCTGCGAGTGGCGCAGCGCCGTTCTGTGGCAACCGAGGGACTTCGCCAGACACAAACTTTTTGTCTCGGCGCCTCGGCCACTCTGGCGGGGGCGTTGAAGGGAATACGTCAATTCCGCAGGAGCCTCAGTTCCAGTTCCTGCGCTGGAGGCAGTATCGTGCACACGATGACATTGTGACATCCTTCGAGGAGTTGGAGGTCATGGATTTGCTTGCATCTTGCGGCATGGACGCGAAAATCTACCTCTGGGATACAGATAGCGGCGAGTTGAAACGCACTTTGGACGGCCACGTGAGAGGGGTGCGTGCGCTCTGTTTCGACGTCGAAAACcgtgtccttctctctggtgGCTTCGACTACAAGTTGCTGGCTTGGAATCCATACGTGGGAAagaaactccacacaatTCGCGGTCACTCAGCTCCGGTAGTCAGCATCTGCATGCTCGGCGCGCAGAGTCGTCAGTTTGTCTCTTTTGACTCAGAAGGCATCGCGAAGGCCTGGGACCTGAGCACTTCCGCGTGTCTTCAGACGTTGGTGGCTGAGGATCAGTCTTGTGTCAGAGCGGTCATCGCCCTTCCACATCATCGCACGTTGCTGTCTGCCGGTCGCAAACTGGTTGCTCTCACTTACGGTCTGATCCAAGAGGCTACGCCATCGGCCGGCTCCGGCCGAGGTGCGAAGCTTGACTTCCATCCTACAGCTCCGTCACGGGTACGCGGGCAACACTCCACATGGGGCAGACATCCTCTCGGCATGACAAAGAGAGGCAAGGCGCATCTCACTGGCGGCGGTCCTGACACCTCAGGCGCGCCAGTCCTCGCCAAAGCTGTCACTCACCTCGTCGTTCGGGTCCTTGTCACTGCTGCTGGGAGACACCTCCGCGTTTGGGATCTCTGCACCGGggctctcgtctcttccatCGAGCACGTCTGTGAAGAGGCGGACCACTGCATTAGCGACATTTGCATGGATGAAAAAGGCCGAAAGGTCTTTGTCGCCGACCAGCAAGGCTGCATCTGCGCGTACAGTGTCTGCACAGGTCAGCTTCTTCAGCGCTTTACCAGCCACCGGTCTGAAGTCTCCCAGCTCTTGTACGTCGGCGGCGAGGACAGAAACCTCATTTCAGTATCCTGGGACCGCTCCATCGTTATCCACAACGATGCTCCCGTCTTCCTTCCGAACAGAGTCAGTAGAGAAGGCCACTGTGCGGCCGAACCAACTACCTCGTCCACCCTGCCTTCTAGCCTGTTGCCGCCCGTTGTGGCCAGCCCCAAAATCTGTGCTGGTGGATCTGCTGGAAAGGACGCTGGTGACGATATCACGCGGACGAATATCTTTTCTTCGGACATGCGCAATGCCGGTCCATGTCTGGCTTTGGACGGCGGCCATGGCCAAAGTTTCGGCCCGGGGGCTTCAGTCCGCAGCAGCGGGAGAGCGCGTCCCGAAGCGTCTTGTCGCGGCGCTCcaggagaacagaaagaccTCGACCGAGGGCGGACTTCTCCACAGAAGGCCAGATTTTCGTTTTCTGAAAGCGGATCCATGCCCACGCTTCCAAGAGTGGGGCATAATCCTGTCAGTGCGCACCAGGCACAGGGTGAGGGAGGAGTCTGGCGAATAGTCATGAACGCACACCTGGGAGATGTGACGTGCTGCGCATTCAGCAGGCGACTGGGTTTGCTTGCGACTGGCAGTTCAGACCGAGCAATCTTTGTGTGGGACTACGAGCGTCTAAGACGCGTAACCAGCCTCTTTGGCCACAAGTACGATGTCACAAACCTGTCTTTCATCGATCCTCTGCCACTCCTCTGTTCCGCTGACGTTGGCGGTACGCTGTGCATCTGGGTGTTGCCCCCGCATCCACATGCCATTCGAGTTCTTGAGACGATTCCCTCACCGGTCCTAGGTCCACAGCCGGCGCTAGTGAGACAGACACATTTCTTTGACCCATACTTTCCTGCTGATACTTCAGCGGATCCCATGCGCGACGTGGATGTCCTCGGTGGAAGTGTGGCAGGTGCGGGAGgccgcagcagagaagccTGGAAAGAAAGCCAGGGGGTAACCTGGCAAGTGACGGAACAGAGGTTCGCGGGCCACAGACGTTTCTCTATGGAAGAGCATTCCGGTAAAGCAGTGGCGAGGGGTGTAGGGTCAGGAAAGGCTGTTGGCAGTGTGCAGGAGGCTTCGACGTCTCCGCGTGGCACCCCGAGACAGGCTCGGGACTCTTCAGAGGCTGCTAGAATTTCGGCCCGCGAAAGTAGAGTGTCTTCTCCCCTCAACCACGCGTCTAGCGAAGGGCAGCGGTGCAGTCCTCAGCTTTCGGCTTCCACAGGCCTTAGCGAAGTTCCAGTTCAAAGTACAACTTTACCGAGTGCTGCATCTTCCGCCACGGCTGGCCCGCCGCCGAGCAGCACCGCCAGAGGGATTCCAGCTACattgctgctgctgcgtaTTGTGGATATGGAACGCGTTGGGTCAGCCACACCTCTCACGGCTCTAGCTGTTTCTTGTCGCTTGatctcggcttcttccggGGCTACGTGTCGACGCTGTCTTCGGTTCACAGACTCGAACGCAGTCACAGCCGTTCCAGAAAATGGACAAAGCACAAACTCCGGCGGCAGTGCAGCTCCCATGTCACAGAACGCAGTCGGAATCGATCATGAAGGGATAATACCGAAGAATTCAACGCTGGCTTCTATTCAAGACTGCGAGATGCGCCGAACGAGCTCAAGAACCGGACACGACGACACTGCAGACATTCCTGGCGTTCCTCATAGCACTACCTTCTTGACAAGTAGCGATGGAAGTGAGCCCCCGGGAAGTCGACCCGAAGAAAATTCGACGCCGGCTGACACAAAACCGTCCCCCTTTCCTGCAAAGGGAAGACAGCCTTGTGGCAACGCTCGCGACAGCGTTTCTCTACcacaagcagagaaaagctcCCCTTCACATGATTTACTCCGCTCCAACTCGGAGGAGCTTGAAGGGGTGGGAGAAATTCTCATATTTGTAGGTGATGAACGAGGTCGAGTGCGTGTCTGGGATGTATCTGTGATTCTAGCGCTCCTCCCAGGAACGGAACAGGTGGTGCCCAAAACAGACTGGCAGCCTCATAGAGTGTATCGAGGCGATCTTCGTGAGAGCACGATGGGTCTTTTCAAGCAAGTTGTGCAGCTGCGACGCGCAGCCCAGTTCCCCTACCACGGGTCGTCTAATCAAGCAACTGGGACGCACGCCACCACAAGTCAAGCACGATGTCGTTGGAACGAAAGCCCGCAGAGCGCTTCGTCTCGTATGAAAGTTTCCACCGTGGGCGCGGGACGCGGAAGATCGGAATCTAGATCGGGAACTCTTGAGGTCGACGTCGACG ATCTTCCTCCGGCTCCTGCTCGTGAAGAAAACAGCGGAGCTGGCGGTTTCCAAGAGGAAGTGCGTTCGTCTAAAGcgggagacacacgagaggTTGatcaaagagagagaaatggcGGCGAGCTTGCACACTATCGGAGTTTGGAGACTGTACCAAACATGCGAAGAAACAGTGTACGGGCTCCTGGAGGTGTCACTGGCAGTCCAGAGGAGTTTTCCCGTGTAACGGGGCGGCTCTCTGTAGGTCCGGGGGGCGGAAGCATCAGCGTTTCGTCGTCTGTTCCTCGCGTACCAGGTGGTGTGGACATGTCTTCGTATTTCCAGTACAACGTAGGCGAGGCAAGTGTGGATCCTTTTCTGCTCCACGACGAAATGCCGGCTTTGTTTCCGCGAGCACCTCTGAAGCTGATTGGCATGTGGAAGGCGCACAGCAAATGTGTGAAGAGCCTACAGGTTCTTCAGCTGGGGAGCAACACTCCGCACAGAAACGAACGAAGCGGTAACGGACCTAAGACACAATTCGGGACATCGGACGAAGAGGCCGCCGATGAAAATCTACAGATCAGCCCACGTAAACGCGGCTGCGGGTCTTCAACCTTTCGAGTTCTCTTGGCGTCGGCGGGCGAAGACGGAGCGGCTCGGATTTGGGATGTGTCGGGCCTTTCGCGATCGCAAGGGGTACAAAGAAAACCTCTCCCCACGATGTTTCTCGATCTTGCCGAGGAGCGGCAGAATGCATCTGCAGttgtcgcttctccgtcgaaAGGCTGCTCCGGACAGGCCGTTCTGGAGAATGGTTTCCACATGAAGGTCTCAATGGCAGACGAATCCCACCCAAAGGCGCTGGATACCGCTTCTTGTCTGTCCCTGGAAAACGCCAGGAACGTGTTGGCTCTGCCGCCTTCTGGCCGCGCGCCTTGTGAACCGGCAACGGCGAGGCATGCCGGAGCGCAGCAGTTTCACTCGTCTCTCTGGGACTTCCGCCAAAGTGAGGGTGCGCCTTCTTTTGGGGCGCCAAGCTCTGCAAGCAGCTCCTGCGCAAGTGGCTCTTCGAGCTTCAGATTTGCCTCAAATTTACCCCTTTCATCGGCCTTTGCAGACGAACCTGGCGGCTCCGTGACTTCGCAGGACCAGCCTGTGGTTCTCGTCGGGGACTTGCAAGCGCAAACAAGCATGTCCCCGGGAGAGCAGACCGCATGTGGAGGGAATCTGATGGTAGGCCATGCAACCGCGTGGAACGTCGATTTAGGCGAACTCGACGGACCGAGTTTCGGGACAGTTGCTGGAAACGGCACCGTCGCTCCTGCTGTCGGTGGAGCAAGGCGACTTCTTGAAACACACCTGCGTGTGAAAGAGCTTGCGCGCCAGCAACGGCTCGAAGAACAGCAAGCCTCTGTTCAGCTGGAGAGTTCTCTCCAGCTCGAAGTGCCCCATCTCCTCTTGCCGGCTGGCGAAGAGTCGAACGACGAGGGAGACACGCGAAGGCGCCGAGACGGCCCCGGTGAGAGCCGAAAAACCTTCGACGACACTCTACTGCCCGAGGAATACACTATAGGACCGAATGGGCAGGTCATCCTCGGAGGAGGGAACTGGGTGCAGGGAGCAGACAAGGGAGGCGGAATCTGGGCCGCCGTCTATGCAAAAAGAAGGAGTCTTGTGGAAAGAACGGCCTCCTTCTAA